CTGAAAGAGCTATAGTTGATATTGAAACATTAAAGCATACAAATGAACAATTAATTTCTACATTGGACGAAGTAATAAAGATACAAAAAGAGGGCAGAGAAAAGAGAAAAAATGCTGAAATGGAATTAGTAAACATTGAAAATGAACTTAAAAACAAGATATTGAGTATAAAAGAGTAATTATGATATATTTAAAATATGTTTTTAATAATGAATATAATGGCAATATAGAAAGTTTATCAAAAGAGATGGCTTACAAGCATTATAATAAAGATGGTTTGGTAATAAAAAGAAATGATAATGGTAAGCCTTATTTTGAAAATGAGAATAATATATTTTTTAATGGTTCTCATACCAATGATTTAATTTGCGTTGGAATGTCTGATAGTCTTATAGGGGTTGATGCTGAGTTTATTAAAGAGAGAAAATTTTTAGATATTGCAAGTGAATATTTTTCTTTTAAGGAGTGCAAGTTTTTAAAGTCTTCAAAAAAATTAGAGATAGATTTTTTTACTTTGTGGACATTAAAAGAGGCTTATGTTAAAAAACTTGGTAAAGTGATTTTTGATATAAAAGATTCTATAGAGATAGATTTAGATGAAAGAGTGATATATAATGCTGATAATTTATTTTTTGCTACATTTATTCTTGATGATTCTTACATAATAAGTTTATGTTCTGATATGAAAGATAGAGATATTATAATAACTACTGATGATTTTAATCTTAATATGCTATTTTCTTATCCTGTGCTTCCTCAGATAGATATTTCTATATAGTAGTTTGATTTTTTATAGCTATTGACTTTTTTTGTTCAAGTGTATACAATTATATTACTTGGCGGAGCTTTGAAGTTTGCCGAGGAGTTATGAGTATGAAAAAAACTATATTATTTTTATTGAATATATTTATACTCTTTAGTAGTAATACACTTTTCTCTCAAGATATAACTTTTAAAATCACAGGTATATCTGGAGTTGCTTTTATAGAAAGAGCTGATAAGTCATTAAGGGTTTTCAGAGGCAGTGAAATACATGAAGGCTATAAATTATCAGCAAACAGTAATACAACAGTAGAAATTACAGTATTAAAAAATGGAAACAATATAGGAAGTATTTCTTTAAATGAAAGAAGTATAATGATGGTTAATTCTTCTATTTCTAGTGAAGATTCTTATATATCATTGTCTTTACTTCATGGATATTGTACTCTTAGTATAGAAGATGATTATCAAGTACATACCGCTAATGTTTCTTCTATGGTTACATATAATAACACTCCTGCAAAGCTTGAGATTGCTTTTTCTGAAGATGGTTCTACTATAGTAATTCCTATTAATTCTAAAGTTAATGTTTATACGGATAATGATGAGAGAGTAATTAATCCTAGAGAAGTTTATATAGCTAATTTCGATGGAAATAATAAGGTAGTAAAACAGGGCAGTGATACAGATCCTTTAGTATTTTTAAATAGAGGTGAAGAGAATGCAAGGTTGGATTCTACTTCTACTATAGAAAGTTTAATTTCTGCTATGGAGGATATTTCTCAAAATGATGTTGCTGCAGTTTCTAGGGTATCATTTACTGACGTAGATAATAGCGAAAAAGATATTTATAGTTTTGAGATGAAAAAAAATAGAATGATAGCTGGTAATGAGGGATATTATAGTTCTATAGTTAGACTTATTAATTCAGACTCTGTAAGGAAAAATGAGATGATACCTTATGCAAGAAAATCATTAGGATTATATAGTGCAAATCAAAGGGCTATTAGTAAGATGGACTCTGCATTAAATAGAACACGCGATAAATTTAACAGAATTAAAAAAGAGTTTGACAGCAAGATGTATGGTGTTTCTGAATAGCTATTAATTTTAAGCTTATAATCTTTTATTCTAATATTTATTTAAAATTCATTATATTATAAAAAAGGTATTAAATGAGTAAGGTAGTTATAATTAAATGTGATAATTATGATTTGGATATGGTTAAATCTGCCATTAATCGCGGTATAGATTTACTTGGGGGTATAGATTTATTTGTTCACAGTAACGATAAGGTATTATTGAAGCCAAATTTATTAGCGGCAGAAACAGCTGATAAATCTGTAACTACACACCCTATTGTTTTTGAAGCTATAGCATCAATTTTACAAGAGAAGGGTTGTAAAGTTTCTTATGGAGATTCACCCGGTGTTGGAAAGGGAAGCAGTGTTGCTATGAAGGCTGGTATTGATGAGGTTGCCAGTAGACTTAATGTAGAATATGCTGATTTTGATGAGCCTGTTGGGGTTAATTTTCCTGAGGGAGTTCAAGAGAAAAGTTTTACTGTAGCGAAGCCTGTTACGGAGGCAGATGTTATAATTAGTTTGCCAAAATTAAAATCGCATGCTTTAACTGTGATGACGGGAGCTGTAAAAAATCAATTTGGATGCATACCCGGTTTTAGAAAGGCTGAGTATCATTTAAAGTTGCCTGATTTTGAAGATTTTTCTACTATGCTTTTGGATTTAAATAAATATGTTAGTCCAAAATTATATATAATGGATGCTATACTTGCTATGGAGGGCAATGGACCAAGAAGCGGAAATCCTAGAAAAGTAAATGCATTGCTATTTTCTACTGATGCTGTTGCTTTAGATTATATTGCTTCAAAGATTATATCTTTTGATTATAATAATATACCTACTTTAAAAATGGGTTTTAAACATAATTTCTCTAATAAAGACAATATAGAAGTTTTGGGGGATGATATAGAGATTGTTAAGGTTCTTGATTTTAAAAAGCCTCATAAAAGAATAGGGATAGGAAGAAGTTTGATGAAATTTGCTAACTTTCCTATGGTGAAAAGGTTATTTTCTTTTATTATACCTAAGCCTGTTATAGATAAAAACAAATGTGTAAAATGTGGGGTATGTGTTAAGGTTTGCCCTGTTACTCCTTTAGCTTTAAATTTCGATAAAAAAGGTAAAAATCATCCTCCTGAATATTATTATGATAAATGCATTACTTGCTATTGCTGTCAAGAATTATGTCCTCATAAGGCAATATTTTTAAAAAGAAAGTTTTAAATTGCTTGAAGTTTAGTTAATATTATGGTATCATTATAGAAATATTATAAGTAGAATTTTTTAAAAAAAAGGTAATTATAAATGGAAAATATTAATATAACTAAAATAATGGAGCTTCTTCCACATAGGTATCCTTTCTTACTAGTAGATAAGGTAATAAGTATAGAAGAAGGCAAAATACATTCTGTAAAAAATGTTACTTTTAATGAACCTCAATTTACAGGACATTTTCCAGAAAGCCCTATAATGCCCGGAGTTTTAATGGTTGAGGCGATGGCACAAACTTCTGGTATATATTGCTATATGAAGCTTTTAAAGCCTGAAGAGATTGGCAAAAAGTTTATGTTCTTTGCTAAAATAGATAATGTTAAGTTTAAAAATCCTGTTATACCGGGTGATGTAATGGATATGTTTGTTACTGTTGAGGCTTTTAATGGAACTTTACTTAAAACACATGGTGAAGTTAGAGTAGGGGAGAGTTTAGCTTGTTCTGCTGATTTGGGGTTATTTTTAGTAGATAAAGAAGCTATGAAAATTAATAAATAATTGGACAATGAAAAATGAAAAAAGATATACATGAAACTGCTATTATTTCAGAATCTGCTAAGATATCTGATAATGTAAAAATAGGTCCTTATAGTGTAATAGAAGGCAACGTAACTATAGGAGAAAATACTGTAATAGGTGCTCATAGTATTATAAAAGAGTATACTAATATAGGTAAAAATAATATAATTCATGATAATGTTGTTTTAGGTGATTTACCTCAAGATATACATTTTGATAGAAAGACTGTTACATTTTTAGAGATTGGTGATAATAATGAGATAAGAGAGTTCGCCAATTTGCATAGAGCATCAAAAGAAAATCAAAAAACTATCATAAAAAATAATTGTTATATAATGGCTACTGGTCATGTTGCTCATGATTGTGAGATTAATGATAATGTTATTATATGTAATGGTGCTTTAGTTGCTGGGCATGTAAAGGTTGGAAAGGGAGCTTTTATTTCTGGTAACTGTGTTGTACATCAATTTTGTTCTATAGGCGAATATGCTATGATTAGCGGAATGTCTGCGGTTGGCAGAGATATACTTCCATATGCTTTAACTGCTCATGCTGGTGAAGCTATTGTATATAAACTTAATTTAGTTGGAATGAGAAGAGCTGGTTTTACTTCAGAACAGATTAGTCAGGCTGAAGAGGCTTATGATATGTGGTTTAATTGGAATAAAACAAAACAAGAGTTTTTAGATAGATATTTAAATGATGATAGTTTAAATGATATAGCTAAAAAAATAGTTGTTTTTATATCAGAGTCTAGAAGAGGCATAACTCCAAGAAAAACAGTATAAGAAGGCAGTTAAAAAGATTAATATATGCGAATATTTATAGCTACAGGAGAAGTATCTGGCGACATTCAGGGAGCCTTAATTGCAAATGAGATAAAAAAGTTAGCACCAGAAACTATATTAGATGGATTTGGCGGCGTTGAGATGAAAAAGGCTAATGTGAATATTTTATCAGATATGTCAACTTTATCTACTATGGGTATATTTGAGGGTATTAATCCCAAATTTGCTTTTAAAAAACTTGGTGCTTTCAATATATTAAAAGAGTATCTTAAAAATAATAAAGTTGATATAATGCTTCTTGTAGATAATCAGGGGGTTAATCTTATATTAGCAAAGTATTGTGCAAAAAATAATATTCCTTATATTTATTATTTTCCGCCTCATGTTGGTATATGGGGGGAGTGGAATGCTAAAAGGCTCTTATCTGCTAAAAAAATAATCACTCCATTTAAATTTGATTATGATGTTTATAAAAAATATAATTGTAATGTTGTTTATAGCGGACATCCTTTTGCTGATATTAATTATGATAGAGAAATATCTCCGTTAAATATGGATAAAAAAGAATATACAGTTGGTGTATTATTTGGAAGTAGGTATCAAGAGATTAGAAAACTTGCTCCTGTGTTTATCAAATCTATGAAGATACTTAATGATATGCTGTTTGGAAATATAAGATTTATTATACCTGTTGCTTATCCTGAATATAGAGAGCCTATAGAAAATATTATTGATAGTTATAAAGATTTATTAAAAGGAGTATGTTACTCTGTTATAGACAATAAAGATGATATTTATATATATTCTGATGCTCTTATAATGTCCAGCGGTACAGCTAGTTTAATAGCTGCTTGTTATGGAAAACCTATGGTTATATGTTATAAAATATCTCATTTAACTTTTTTGCTTGGTAAGCTTTTAACTAATATCAAATATGTTGGTATGCCTAATGTTATGCTTAATGAAGAGGCTGCTCCTGAGCTTCTTCAGAGAGATTGTAATGCAAATGCTATTAGCAGTCATATAATGAAATATTTAACAGATAAAGAATATTATAATAAAACTAGTTCTAATTTACTTAGAGTAAGAGAATTACTCGGTGATAAAAATGTATTAGAACGTGTTGCAAAAGAGATTATTAATTAAAAATGATAAATGATGATTTTTTTAATAATATAGAAGAATATATAAAAAAAACCGATATAGAGTTTAATATTCTTTTTATTAATTCAATTACAAAAGATAAAATAGACTTATTAGTAAATAAAATATTAAATAAATACAAAGTTGAAAAATATTATGAAGATGTTATTTATATATTAATGGAGCTTATTAGTAATGCTATTAAGGCTAGGTATTTACATTTAATTAGTTTAAAAGTACTTAATAAGATGTATCCTAATTATTCTTTAGATGAATATTATAATAATGCTGAAATAATGAAAAAATATTCTGATATATTTAGGGATGATGAAAGCAGGGATAAGTTAAAAAGTATTTTAAAGAATGAAAATAAATTTATATCCTCTAATAAAGAAATAGATATTGATAATTTTTATAATGATATTTTATTATTAAATGAAAATACTAAGAAAAAATTTATTATAAAATTACTTATTCATATTACCAAAAACAATATAGAGTTTGATGTTGTAAATGATTCTCCACTTATTATGTTGGGAAGAACAAGAATAGACAGTAAGAGATTAACTTTCAAGGAATATTACAACAATGATATGGTAGAGAGTTTTTTCTTAGAGCAATTAGATAATACTGAAAGTGCGGGTTTCGGTTTGGCTTTGTGTGACCTTAGATTATATAATGTTGGACTTGAACCAACAAAGTATTTAAAAATATATAATGATAATAATAAAACACATTCAAAATTGATAATACCTATAAAAAGTGTATTTAGTCATTTGGTATTCCATAATAAATATTAAAGCTCTTGAGCAATTTCTTCAATTTTAAATATCTCTAATAAATCACCTTTTTTAACATCATTAAAGTTTTCTATAGAAGCACCGCATTCATATCCGCTAGCAACTTCTTTAACGTCATCTTTAATACGTCTTAAGCTTGATATTTTGCTAGTATAAATAAGAACGTTATCCCTCATTACTCTAACACCAGCATTTCTCTCTATTTTACCGCTAGTTACATAACAACCAGCTATAGTGCCAACTTTAGGTACATGGAATACATCTCTAACTTCAACAGTGCCAATATCCACTTCTTTTTTAAGTCTTTCAAGAGATCCCTTCATAGCATTTTGAATAGATTCTATTGCTTCATAAATAATGTCATATCTCTCTATAGGGATAGCAAGTTTTTCAGCTAACTCTCTTGCCTTACCAGAAGGACGAACTCTGTATGCAATTATTATAGCATTAGAAGCATGAGCTAAGTTTACATCACTCTCAGTAACAGCTCCTGATGCACTATATATTGAAACAAAACGTATTTTATCACTTTGTATTTTGTTTAGAGCATCTCTTAAAGCCTCAGCACTACCCTGAACATCAGCTTTAATTATAACCTTAAACTCTTTCATAGCATCTGAAGCTATTTTCTCATAAAGATTTTCTAAAGTAACTTTAACATTAGCCTTTAAAGCCTCTTGCTGTTTTAATTGTACTCTCTTGTCAGCAATAGCTTTAGCTTCTTTTTCATCAAGCATAACATTGAAAGATTCACCAGCTTCAGGAGTCTTCTCAAAACCTAAAACTTCAACAGGTGTAGAAGGCAAAGCTTTTGTAACTCTCTGACCTAAATCATTAACCATTGCACGTACTTTACCAACAGAAAGTCCGCAAACAAAATAGTCTCCTATTTTTAAAGTACCATTTTGAACTAATACAGTACCAACAGGACCTCTTCCTTGGTCAAGTGAAGCTTCTAATACTATGCCAATAGCTTCTCTATCAGGATTAGCTTTTAGTTCTAGCATTTCAGCTTGAAGTATAATAGCTTCTAAAAGGTCATTAATGCCTTGTTTAGTTAAAGCACTCACTCCAATATATTGAGTATCTCCTCCCCATTCTTCAGGAGTAAGACCATGCTCAGATAAAGCAGCCTTAACCTTATCCATAGAAGCATTAGGTAAATCCATCTTATTAACAGCAACTATTATAGGTACATTAGCTTCTTTAGCGTGATTTAAAGCTTCCAAAGTTTGAGGCATAACACCGTCATCAGAAGCAACAACAAGTATTACTATATCTGTACTTTTTGCTCCCCTTGCTCTCATCATAGTAAATGCAGCGTGTCCCGGAGTATCAATAAAAGCTATCTCTCCGCTAGGTATTTTTACTTTATAAGCACCTATATTTTGTGTAATACCGCCGCTTTCTTTAGCAGTAATATTACTATGTCTTATAGCATCAAGAAGTGAAGTTTTACCATGGTCAACGTGTCCCATAATTGTTACAACAGGAGGACGAGGTTTCAAATCTTCTGGCTTATCTTCTTTTATTTCTATAGTAGCCTCTTCTTGTAATGAGATAACATTAACCTTACAGCCAAAATCATCTGCTATAATTGTAGCTGTATCAGAGTCTATTATATCATTAACTCTAGCCATAGTACCCATACCCATAAGTTTAGATATTATGTCTGAAGCTCTTAAATTCATCTTTTTAGCTAAATCTCCAACAGTGATAGTTTCCATTATACTGATTTCTTTCTCAACACTTGCAAGTCTTTGTTCTTGCTGAAGTTTTTTAGCTTGCATTTTATTAAAGATTTTATTTTCTTGTCTTTGAGCTGCTTCTGCTTTAGAGTCTTTTTGAGAAGATTTTTTATCATATTCTTTTTCTTTCTTCTCATAATCTCTTTTTTTGTTGTCTTTTTTGGTGTCTTTTTTGAAAGATACATCTTCTACCGGTGCAGGAGCAATTTGATTGTTTTTATATTGTTGTTGATGTTTATCTTTACTAAAATCTTTATTAAATTCTTTGTTGGATTCTTTATTATAAGTTTTATTAGTATCTCTATTATCTTTATTGTTATTAAATCTATTAAAGTTTTTATGTTCTTGAGGAGTAGGAGCCTCTTTTACATCTTCTTGTTTTTCACTTTTATTATGTATTATGAATTTCTTCTTTTTAATTATAACTTTTTTTACAGTAGCACTAGCTTGGCTTTCTTCATTAGTATTAGAATTATTAGATTTCTTATTAATAATTACTTTCTTAGGTTTGTTATCAGGTGATAAGTTTTGCTGATTTTTGTCATTACTCTCATTTATTTGAGGCATCATCTTCCTTCTTTATTTATAGTATATTACTTGCAAGATAAATTATATTATCTTGCAAGTTTTATTTATTTATATTTATTAATTTGTTGCTCTAGGCAATAAATTATTAGTTACTTGTCCTTGTGTATTTGGCATAGCAGGAGGAACTATAGTTGCTTCTCCTAATACTGCATTATTTCTCTCTATTACTGCTTTATCTTTTAAATCTATTATATCTCTTTGAACATTTTGTTCAGCATAAACTCTTTTATAGATATCAGCTATATATGGAGCTGTTTGTGTATTGTATTCTGTGATACCATATTGTGCTAATTGTAATTGATCTTTTGCTTGATCAAAGAATGCTTTAGCTTGTTCTGGAGTTGGATTTGGTACATTGCTTGCTGCTTGTTCTATTAATTTTTGATAATAATATTGAGCTTTAATGTTTCTAATAGTAGCATCTATTGTAGATTTAGCTTCTTCTGTTTCAAAGAATTTATCTGCTTCTGCTTTTTTTAGTAGAAGTATTTGGTTTATTAAATCTTCAGCGTAATTTTGTTTATATCTACTATCACTTTCCATCATAGCTATTTGTTCAGGACTTGCTCCTTGTGCTCTGAAGGAATTTAAAAATACTTTATAATCTTTATTAAAATTAGTTTGATTAATTGTGAAATCATCTATTTTTAATACCCATTCTCCTTCCCCGCCTTGAAGATATGCTATTGAATCTGAAGAGGTTGAAGAATTTGTTTTTGAACAAGATACAAAAAATGCCGATAGAATTATCAATGATAAAAATAATTTTTTAATATACATAAAGAATACTCCTTAATTTACAATACAACTTAATAGTTGCAATAGTTTATCATATATATATTATTAGTGCAAGCTATTTTATAAATATTTATTTCTTGCCAGAATACATATTTATCACTAAATTATTAAGCTCTTTTTCTAATATACCATACCAGATAGATTTTCTTCTTTTTAGAGCACTGCTATCTAAGGCATATTTCATTAATTTATTATAAGTTTCATTTGCTTTTTGTACATTTTGAAATATAGGTATATGATTGGCAGGAAATATTTCTGTTAGGTTCATTTCTATTTCTTTTTTAATTACTGTATCATATACAGGTAAAACTTTTTCGTATCC
This is a stretch of genomic DNA from Brachyspira sp. SAP_772. It encodes these proteins:
- the lpxA gene encoding acyl-ACP--UDP-N-acetylglucosamine O-acyltransferase is translated as MKKDIHETAIISESAKISDNVKIGPYSVIEGNVTIGENTVIGAHSIIKEYTNIGKNNIIHDNVVLGDLPQDIHFDRKTVTFLEIGDNNEIREFANLHRASKENQKTIIKNNCYIMATGHVAHDCEINDNVIICNGALVAGHVKVGKGAFISGNCVVHQFCSIGEYAMISGMSAVGRDILPYALTAHAGEAIVYKLNLVGMRRAGFTSEQISQAEEAYDMWFNWNKTKQEFLDRYLNDDSLNDIAKKIVVFISESRRGITPRKTV
- the lpxB gene encoding lipid-A-disaccharide synthase, which translates into the protein MRIFIATGEVSGDIQGALIANEIKKLAPETILDGFGGVEMKKANVNILSDMSTLSTMGIFEGINPKFAFKKLGAFNILKEYLKNNKVDIMLLVDNQGVNLILAKYCAKNNIPYIYYFPPHVGIWGEWNAKRLLSAKKIITPFKFDYDVYKKYNCNVVYSGHPFADINYDREISPLNMDKKEYTVGVLFGSRYQEIRKLAPVFIKSMKILNDMLFGNIRFIIPVAYPEYREPIENIIDSYKDLLKGVCYSVIDNKDDIYIYSDALIMSSGTASLIAACYGKPMVICYKISHLTFLLGKLLTNIKYVGMPNVMLNEEAAPELLQRDCNANAISSHIMKYLTDKEYYNKTSSNLLRVRELLGDKNVLERVAKEIIN
- a CDS encoding DUF362 domain-containing protein — encoded protein: MSKVVIIKCDNYDLDMVKSAINRGIDLLGGIDLFVHSNDKVLLKPNLLAAETADKSVTTHPIVFEAIASILQEKGCKVSYGDSPGVGKGSSVAMKAGIDEVASRLNVEYADFDEPVGVNFPEGVQEKSFTVAKPVTEADVIISLPKLKSHALTVMTGAVKNQFGCIPGFRKAEYHLKLPDFEDFSTMLLDLNKYVSPKLYIMDAILAMEGNGPRSGNPRKVNALLFSTDAVALDYIASKIISFDYNNIPTLKMGFKHNFSNKDNIEVLGDDIEIVKVLDFKKPHKRIGIGRSLMKFANFPMVKRLFSFIIPKPVIDKNKCVKCGVCVKVCPVTPLALNFDKKGKNHPPEYYYDKCITCYCCQELCPHKAIFLKRKF
- the fabZ gene encoding 3-hydroxyacyl-ACP dehydratase FabZ, with amino-acid sequence MENINITKIMELLPHRYPFLLVDKVISIEEGKIHSVKNVTFNEPQFTGHFPESPIMPGVLMVEAMAQTSGIYCYMKLLKPEEIGKKFMFFAKIDNVKFKNPVIPGDVMDMFVTVEAFNGTLLKTHGEVRVGESLACSADLGLFLVDKEAMKINK
- the infB gene encoding translation initiation factor IF-2, which encodes MPQINESNDKNQQNLSPDNKPKKVIINKKSNNSNTNEESQASATVKKVIIKKKKFIIHNKSEKQEDVKEAPTPQEHKNFNRFNNNKDNRDTNKTYNKESNKEFNKDFSKDKHQQQYKNNQIAPAPVEDVSFKKDTKKDNKKRDYEKKEKEYDKKSSQKDSKAEAAQRQENKIFNKMQAKKLQQEQRLASVEKEISIMETITVGDLAKKMNLRASDIISKLMGMGTMARVNDIIDSDTATIIADDFGCKVNVISLQEEATIEIKEDKPEDLKPRPPVVTIMGHVDHGKTSLLDAIRHSNITAKESGGITQNIGAYKVKIPSGEIAFIDTPGHAAFTMMRARGAKSTDIVILVVASDDGVMPQTLEALNHAKEANVPIIVAVNKMDLPNASMDKVKAALSEHGLTPEEWGGDTQYIGVSALTKQGINDLLEAIILQAEMLELKANPDREAIGIVLEASLDQGRGPVGTVLVQNGTLKIGDYFVCGLSVGKVRAMVNDLGQRVTKALPSTPVEVLGFEKTPEAGESFNVMLDEKEAKAIADKRVQLKQQEALKANVKVTLENLYEKIASDAMKEFKVIIKADVQGSAEALRDALNKIQSDKIRFVSIYSASGAVTESDVNLAHASNAIIIAYRVRPSGKARELAEKLAIPIERYDIIYEAIESIQNAMKGSLERLKKEVDIGTVEVRDVFHVPKVGTIAGCYVTSGKIERNAGVRVMRDNVLIYTSKISSLRRIKDDVKEVASGYECGASIENFNDVKKGDLLEIFKIEEIAQEL
- a CDS encoding 4'-phosphopantetheinyl transferase superfamily protein, with amino-acid sequence MIYLKYVFNNEYNGNIESLSKEMAYKHYNKDGLVIKRNDNGKPYFENENNIFFNGSHTNDLICVGMSDSLIGVDAEFIKERKFLDIASEYFSFKECKFLKSSKKLEIDFFTLWTLKEAYVKKLGKVIFDIKDSIEIDLDERVIYNADNLFFATFILDDSYIISLCSDMKDRDIIITTDDFNLNMLFSYPVLPQIDISI
- a CDS encoding SurA N-terminal domain-containing protein produces the protein MYIKKLFLSLIILSAFFVSCSKTNSSTSSDSIAYLQGGEGEWVLKIDDFTINQTNFNKDYKVFLNSFRAQGASPEQIAMMESDSRYKQNYAEDLINQILLLKKAEADKFFETEEAKSTIDATIRNIKAQYYYQKLIEQAASNVPNPTPEQAKAFFDQAKDQLQLAQYGITEYNTQTAPYIADIYKRVYAEQNVQRDIIDLKDKAVIERNNAVLGEATIVPPAMPNTQGQVTNNLLPRATN